GGACTGACGCAGACCGACCGCTGTTTGAATTGCCACCACCAGACGATGGACCGGACCACCGCAACGCTGGCTCACAATTTGCCTCCCGTCGTACGAACCGAGCTGCGGCTGGCGTCGCTGCACTCTCGCGATTCGTCATGGAAGAATTGGTTGCCCGGTGAATCGGTTGACCAGAACGACATCCAATGCAGCGCCTGTCACCGGGAACACCGTGGGGCCGACGGCCAACTGACCGCAATGACGAATGACCAGTGCCAAACATGCCACAGCCAACGGTTCGGCGACTTTGCGACTTCGCACCCCGCTTGGGTCGATTGGCCGTACCGACGCGGCGGCGCGATCGAGTTTGATCACGCTTCGCACGCGGGGAAACACTTTCCATCGACAATCAAAGACGGCGCGCCGTCGGCGTTTCAATGCTCCGATTGCCACGCTCGTGGTGCCTCCGGTGAACTGACTCGATCAACCAGTTTTGAAAAAGCTTGCCAATCGTGTCACGACCAAGCCCTGCAGATCGAAGTCGGTTCGGGCATCGATCTGGTGACGCTTCCCAGTGTGACCGACAAGACAGCAGTCACGATCGGCGATTGGCCAGATGGCGCCGTCGGTTTCTTTGACGGACGTGTTTCGCCGCTAGCAGAGTTGATGATGCGCGCGGATGCCGACCTAGGCACCGCGATCCACAAAGTCCCCCACCAGGATTTCTCGCGGTTGGATGACCAGCGGCGTGGAGACGTCGAAGTCGCCAGCACGGTCGCCCGCGGACATCGCGATCTGCTTGACGAAATCGCTCGCGGCGGACAATCCGTCATCGCGAAACGACTGGCACGGAACGGAATCTCTGCCGCGACCGCGGACGCCATTTTGCGATCGTTGCCGCCACAGTTGATCGAAGAAGCACACTCGCGATGGTTTCTCGAAAAACGAAACAGCAATACAGCAGAGAACTTGAGAGCGGGATCGCCGGCGAAACTGGCAAAATTCACGATGAAACCGAGTGATGATGATCTGCTTGGTGACGACTTACTTGGCGGTGATGACCTGCTGGGCGCCGACCCGTTGTCCCACGATCCGCTGGCAACGCCGATCGATTCAGCTCCCCAAAAGCCAACCACGTCTCGGTTTGATGCCGACACGATGCTGCCGGCGGGCGGTTGGTATCGCGACGATTTGACGTATTCGATTCGATATCGTGCCGCCGGGCATGCGGATCCCGTGATACGCGCGACGATCGAATTGGCGGCGGAGCTGGCGCCGGGCGATCCGGCACGTCAACGCTTGATCGAGAATAAGGCCGCAGCGGCCTGTTTACAGTGCCACCCCGGTGCGTTGTCGCAATCGAACTCCGCCGTCGAGTCTGTGTTTAATGCGGCAGCTTGGCGGAGTTCACCGTTGATCGGCCGGACGTCGCTGGGACAAGGCGAAGGCTTCACCAAATTCAGCCACGGTCCGCACCTGAACATCGCCGGGCTCGTCGATTGCCAGCACTGCCACCAAATCGAGTCTCCAACGTCGTCGGTGGACACGGGAACGGCCCCAGTCCACGAATTCAAACCGATGGGAATCGAAACGTGTGCCGGTTGCCATCACGCCGAAGCGGCCGGCGATGCATGTGTCAAATGCCACCGCTACCACATCGATTTGCGGTAGTCCTAACGCTCGCGACATCCCAGGCATGCCAAATCTCATTCGCCTTGGACGGTGATCACGACACGGCGGCTGCCGCCATGGTTGCGATGCTCGCACAAATAGATGCCTTGCCAGGTCCCCAGGCTCAGCCGACCGTCCGTGATCGGCACCGTCACGCTGGCTCCCATCATGGATGCTTTGACATGTGCCGGCATGTCGTCCGGACCTTCCAACGTGTGAACGTACGCCAACGTTTCGGGAACCGCGTGGTTCATCGCAGTTTCAAAATCGACCCGCACATCGGGGTCAGCGTTTTCGTTGATGGTCAACGACGCGCTGGTGTGCTGGATAAAGACGTGCATCGATCCGATGCTCAATTGTTCGATTTCGGGCATCGCATCCGTGATCGATCGGGTAACCAGGTGATATCCACGCCGTGCAGCGGGTAAAGAAATCGTGCGTTGAAACCACATCGCAAACAATCCGTGGGTTAGTCAGTGAGAGACGAAGAATGGTTGAAGCCGAGGATTGACGAGAACATTCCGAAATGTCGGGTCAAAAACGAGATCGTTACAAAAAAATCGAGAAGTTTTTTTTGACTTTGGCGAATCTCGTTGCGTCCCTTCCCAGCGGAGTCGCATTTCCCCCCGAAAAAGAAATGTTAGCAAATCAGCTTGACCGCCAGCCCCCTTGACGTGGAGCGAGCGACACCTTGCAGACCGCCAATGTGGCCGATCGCCCCCTTGTGAAAATGTGTATCCCGGGATGCCAGTTTGCTTGGGAAATCGTTCGGCCAGTCGGTGTGTTCGTCAAACCTTCGCTGCTCGGATTGCAGAACCTCAATCGGCCATTGCTGCCACGTCCGCACGTACAATTTTCTTGACACTCTCACCAATAAGTCAATAATCAAGCCGTGAGACGACACCACTGTCCATGGAACGGGACAGCAATGAAAAACATCATGCGGATACGAGATCGGTTGGACCGTGACCGAATCCGGGTAATGAAAAATCGGAATACAGTTTATGAGTCAGTGCAAGAACGTGTTTGAGGCCATCTTGCGTTACGGTCACGATGAAGATTTCGTGCCGAACGAAGAGAACGGCTTCGAAGCGACGGACGCTCCTGCAGGTAGCCCCGACAAGATTGAAGTACTTCGACGACGCGTCGAATTGGGCCAACCTCTTTGGCACACGACGGACCGCGTTGACTACAGTGGCTTGACCGGCGCAATTCGCCCTCGCGAGTAAAGCGTAGCGGTCCCACCCGCTCGAAGACGACCCAGAACCTCGTTGCGATTCGCTGCGAGGTTTTTTTATGCCCAGACTTCCAGCCCTGCCTCCGCGCGTTCGACGATTCCGTTCGCTTCTGACATCTGCGCAAGACGCCGGAGTGCCGATCGACCCACCGAACCCAAGTCAACGGTCCATTCGTTGACGTAAAGCTGGACGTGCTTCATCAACACATCGTCGTCGAATTCTTGAGCATGCTGGCGCATCGTCGGCATCGCAGACGATGGATCAGCCATCGCCAACTCCAACGAATCGCGAATCACGGCCTGGACCTTCGCAATCACATCATCCCCAAGTTTGCGGTCGGCCACGATCCCACCCAATGGCAGCGGCGAATCCGTCTCGCGTTCCCAACGCGTCCCCAGATCTTCGACCAAGTGCAGTCCTTCGGCTTGCCAAGTAAAGCGACCCTCGTGGATACAGACACCGAAGTCCGCCTGGTGAGCTTTCAAGCGTGGCATGATGTCCGAAAATACGCAGTGCTTTGGAGCTTCGGCGTCGCGATAGAACAATGAAAACAACAGCGATGCAGTTGTGTGCCGGCCGGGGCAGAGTGTTACCGCCGGCCCGTCGTTAGGCGACGCCCCGGACTCGGCCGCCAGCAACAACGGTCCGACGCCGAAACCCAGGGCCGATCCGCTGGGCAGAACGACGGTTCGATCGGCCATCAGCAATGCAGCGTGAAAGCTGGTCTTCGCCACATCAAAGTCGCCCTCGAACAATCGATCGTTCAATTGCTGAATGTCGATCAGTTCGATGTCGAATTGAAGTCCTCGCCAATCGACGCGGCGGTCGATCAGCCCGGCAAATGCGAACGTGTCGTTGGGGCACGTGGAAATCCCCAGCCGGATCCGCCCAGACGACGTTGAAGGATTCGTTGGAGCCATCATGCGATCGACGGGATCCAAGGCCGACGAATCAAACAAGCCGCCATCG
The sequence above is a segment of the Rubripirellula tenax genome. Coding sequences within it:
- a CDS encoding cytochrome c3 family protein, with the protein product MRRDEIPLTPPPSNDRPADRWMCGRRGAPCSRGPIQSRTLLGQAKCCMADSCRPKRTWHGRRKQFTLIALCGLVIAISAVAFQSTRAVVIKAGELSTPHAQILAGTLDSGRCAACHPKSGASLNDWLFGSAVSQAAADAHRGLTQTDRCLNCHHQTMDRTTATLAHNLPPVVRTELRLASLHSRDSSWKNWLPGESVDQNDIQCSACHREHRGADGQLTAMTNDQCQTCHSQRFGDFATSHPAWVDWPYRRGGAIEFDHASHAGKHFPSTIKDGAPSAFQCSDCHARGASGELTRSTSFEKACQSCHDQALQIEVGSGIDLVTLPSVTDKTAVTIGDWPDGAVGFFDGRVSPLAELMMRADADLGTAIHKVPHQDFSRLDDQRRGDVEVASTVARGHRDLLDEIARGGQSVIAKRLARNGISAATADAILRSLPPQLIEEAHSRWFLEKRNSNTAENLRAGSPAKLAKFTMKPSDDDLLGDDLLGGDDLLGADPLSHDPLATPIDSAPQKPTTSRFDADTMLPAGGWYRDDLTYSIRYRAAGHADPVIRATIELAAELAPGDPARQRLIENKAAAACLQCHPGALSQSNSAVESVFNAAAWRSSPLIGRTSLGQGEGFTKFSHGPHLNIAGLVDCQHCHQIESPTSSVDTGTAPVHEFKPMGIETCAGCHHAEAAGDACVKCHRYHIDLR
- a CDS encoding secondary thiamine-phosphate synthase enzyme YjbQ, with amino-acid sequence MWFQRTISLPAARRGYHLVTRSITDAMPEIEQLSIGSMHVFIQHTSASLTINENADPDVRVDFETAMNHAVPETLAYVHTLEGPDDMPAHVKASMMGASVTVPITDGRLSLGTWQGIYLCEHRNHGGSRRVVITVQGE
- a CDS encoding 1,4-dihydroxy-6-naphthoate synthase, producing MFDSSALDPVDRMMAPTNPSTSSGRIRLGISTCPNDTFAFAGLIDRRVDWRGLQFDIELIDIQQLNDRLFEGDFDVAKTSFHAALLMADRTVVLPSGSALGFGVGPLLLAAESGASPNDGPAVTLCPGRHTTASLLFSLFYRDAEAPKHCVFSDIMPRLKAHQADFGVCIHEGRFTWQAEGLHLVEDLGTRWERETDSPLPLGGIVADRKLGDDVIAKVQAVIRDSLELAMADPSSAMPTMRQHAQEFDDDVLMKHVQLYVNEWTVDLGSVGRSALRRLAQMSEANGIVERAEAGLEVWA